A single region of the Lotus japonicus ecotype B-129 chromosome 4, LjGifu_v1.2 genome encodes:
- the LOC130712491 gene encoding uncharacterized protein LOC130712491 — protein MASGNTSVSSFEVSSPSLDDDASLSSYEMCVQCMRGTVDPETLLFDPEIDRTFHYRLAQQRRAIASAMAAETNVQLEARLRAEFARTQEERVQEAVRRIQQERELEEANRPLRDLNEPEDTENLYEALERFKKLLRKCPQHNLTLGAQVERFYDGLTDSARSNLEAAASAEFDALSAQAGWDLINKMAESAVNSTNDRQNRRGVLEIEAYDRMVASNKQLSQQMTAMQRQFQAAKISNVNSIHCGTCGGPHASEECGTDFDEEVKVLGNSQNNPYSNTYNPGWRNHPNFSWREQNNSNQGGNNQRQYSNQRFQSQNSRAQQTQDHDSGSGKKSLEELMENFINRADTSFKNHEAAIKNLETQVGQMAKQMSERSPGMFPLDTAINSKENCSAITLRSGATLSEPKQKIVENNNVNDEFVGDIEPLGENKKEHKEKEEEERKVELENKFTKVSFPPFPTNIANRRLEKQFSKFISMFKKLRVELPFSEVLEKMPQYAKFMKEILSKKRRLSEENEIIELTEECSAILQRKLPPKRKDPGSFTLPVNFGASKQVRALCDLGSSVNLMPLSMFERLNVGELKPTMMMLQLADRSIVAPWGVVEDVLVRVGEFEFSVDFVIIDMDEDSKIPLILGRPFLATSQAKINVGKGTISLRVADEKISFNIFDLKPKPVEKNDVFLVKMMEEWSDEKLKQFFLKEKAGASYKKKK, from the exons ATGGCCTCTGGAAATACTAGTGTATCTTCCTTTGAAGTTTCAAGCCCTTCCCTAGATGATGATGCTTCGTTATCATCTTATGAAATG TGTGTTCAGTGTATGCGAGGTACAGTTGATCCAGAGACATTGCTTTTTGATCCAGAAATCGACCGCACCTTTCATTACCGGTTAGCACAACAAAGAAGAGCCATTGCATCTGCAATGGCAGCTGAAACGAATGTTCAATTGGAAGCGCGACTTCGAGCGGAGTTCGCCAGGACTCAAGAGGAACGGGTGCAGGAAGCAGTGCGCCGAATCCAGCAAGAAAGAGAGCTAGAGGAGGCCAACCGCCCTCTCAGGGATCTGAATGAACCT GAAGATActgagaatctctatgaagctctAGAGAGGTTCAAGAAACTGTTAAGGAAGTGCCCTCAGCACAACCTCACATTGGGAGCACAGGTGGAGAGGTTTTATGACGGCTTGACTGATTCTGCCAGATCAAACTTGGAAGCAGCAGCTAGTGCCGAATTTGATGCTCTTTCAGCTCAAGCAGGTTGGGACTTAATCAATAAAATGGCTGAAAGTGCAGTAAACTCTACCAATGACCGCCAAAACAGAAGGGGTGTGCTGGAAATAGAAGCGTATGATAGGATGGTTGCTTCAAACAAGCAATTATCTCAACAAATGACAGCTATGCAACGACAGTTCCAGGCAGCCAAGATATCGAATGTGAATAGTATCCATTGTGGAACATGCGGTGGCCCTCATGCCAGTGAAGAGTGCGGAACAGATTTTGACGAGGAAGTCAAGGTTTTGGGAAATTCCCAAAATAATCCTTATTCCAACACCTACAATCCGGGGTGGAGGAATCATCCTAACTTTTCCTGGAGGGAACAGAACAACTCCAATCAAGGAGGAAATAATCAGAGACAATATTCAAATCAACGATTTCAGTCTCAGAATTCAAGAGCTCAACAAACTCAGGATCACGACAGTGGCAGTGGGAAGAAAAGCTTAGAAGAGCTGATGGAGAATTTCATCAACAGAGCAGATACCAGTTTCAAAAATCATGAAGCTGCTATCAAAAATTTGGAGACTCAAGTGGGACAGATGGCCAAGCAAATGTCAGAAAGATCCCCAGGTATGTTTCCTCTAGATACTGCCATTAATTCTAAAGAAAATTGCTCTGCCATAACTCTTAGGAGTGGTGCTACCTTGAGTGAGCCTAAACAGAAAATTGTAGAAAACAATAATGTCAATGATGAGTTTGTAGGAGATATTGAACCTTTAGGAGAAAATAAGAAAGAacataaagaaaaagaagaggaagagagaaaagtAGAATTAGAAAATAAGTTTACAAAAGTCTCTTTTCCCCCTTTCCCCACTAACATAGCAAATAGGAGGTTGGAGAAACAATTCTCCAAGTTTATATCTATGTTCAAAAAGTTGCGTGTAGAGCTCCCATTCTCTGAAGTTCTTGAAAAGATGCCTCAATATGCTAAATTCATGAAGGAGATACTCTCAAAGAAAAGGAGGTTGAGTGAAGAGAATGAGATCATTGAGCTTACTGAGGAGTGTAGCGCTATTCTACAAAGGAAGCTTCCACCCAAAAGAAAGGATCCAGGTAGTTTCACCCTACCTGTTAATTTTGGGGCTTCAAAGCAAGTGAGAGCCTTATGTGATTTAGGGTCAAGCGTCAACTTAATGCCCCTATCAATGTTTGAGCGACTTAATGTTGGAGAACTGAAGCCGACAATGATGATGCTTCAATTAGCGGATCGCTCCATAGTGGCTCCATGGGGAGTTGTTGAAGATGTGCTAGTAAGAGTAGGAGAGTTCGAGTTCTCGGTGGACTTCGTGATAATTGATATGGATGAGGACTCTAAAATACCATTGATTCTGGGAAGACCATTCCTAGCCACTTCACAAGCGAAAATAAATGTGGGGAAAGGAACAATATCTTTAAGGGTAGCTGATGAGAAGATCAGTTTCAACATATTTGACCTGAAGCCAAAACCAGTTGAGAAGAATGATGtatttttggtgaaaatgatggaagagTGGAGTGATGAGAAGCTGAAGCAGTTCTTCCTTAAAGAAAAAGCTGGAGCATcatataagaagaaaaaatag